A genomic stretch from Helianthus annuus cultivar XRQ/B chromosome 1, HanXRQr2.0-SUNRISE, whole genome shotgun sequence includes:
- the LOC118492150 gene encoding uncharacterized protein LOC118492150, with product MVFTFLVAGWEGVAHDSRILSESLTNANAPFPLPPPDKYYLCDAAYAHTRGFMAPYRNVRYWLGDFRRNRALTDKEKFDHAHAKLRNVIERSYGVLKARFPILKKWPPSRCLHNEMLRLHVLRFTILYGKRA from the exons ATGGTATTTACTTTTCTCGTGGCCGGATGGGAAGGAGTAGCACATGATTCTAGAATATTGTCTGAATCTTTAACAAATGCTAATGCACCATTTCCACTTCCTCCTCCGG ATAAATATTATCTATGTGATGCTGCGTATGCACACACTCGTGGATTTATGGCACCATATCGAAATGTGAGGTATTGGCTTGGAGATTTTCGCCGAAATCGTGCATTGACCGACAAAGAAAAATTCGACCACGCACATGCAAAACTTAGAAATGTTATTGAACGTTCTTATGGGGTATTAAAGGCACGTTTTCCAATATTAAAAAAATGGCCCCCTTCTCGTTGCTTACACAACGAAATGTTACGATTGCATGTTTTGCGCTTCACAATTTTATACGGAAAGAGGGCTTAA